The Coffea arabica cultivar ET-39 chromosome 1e, Coffea Arabica ET-39 HiFi, whole genome shotgun sequence genome has a window encoding:
- the LOC113700917 gene encoding lysine-specific demethylase JMJ30-like has protein sequence MSATDTTGSAACGVEAEKDVLETPVLDSERPNLLQRITEEGGYAYVRMAMLASGGDMRAAEAAKEMAWEQLHSGPWHSVVPVWRDAYAMACLHVAKLHYAAGEFSLAVRALDMGLIMGGLSLRDDLNSAIKTASKRARLTIATSKLGSEDDGKDDKQSKLFVSEEVDVAELQHLLPVMSLSSKMVGRRSSLSLEAFLHDYFLPGFPVIISDCMADWPAKSKWNNMNYLKRIAGFRTIPVEVGKNYLCQDWKQELITFSEFLDRIQSDDCTSADTTYLAQHPLFDQIQELRHDIIVPDYCFAGGGEMRSLNAWFGPAGTVTPLHHDPHHNILAQVVGKKYVRLYSASLSEELYPHAESMLRNSSQVDLDNVDEKEFPKVVNLEFLDCILNEGEMLYIPPRWWHYVRSLTTSFSVSFWWSDIANSSAS, from the exons ATGTCCGCCACTGACACCACCGGCTCCGCCGCCTGTGGCGTGGAGGCGGAGAAAGATGTCCTCGAAACTCCAGTTCTCGACTCGGAGCGACCGAATTTGCTCCAGCGGATAACGGAGGAGGGTGGCTATGCTTACGTCAGGATGGCGATGTTAGCCTCCGGTGGGGACATGAGGGCGGCGGAGGCGGCGAAGGAGATGGCGTGGGAGCAATTGCACAGCGGGCCGTGGCACTCGGTGGTCCCCGTCTGGAGAGACGCCTATGCAATGGCGTGCCTCCACGTGGCCAAGCTGCATTACGCCGCCGGCGAGTTTAGTCTTGCTGTGAGAGCACTCGATATGGGGCTGATCATGGGTGGTTTGAGCTTGAGAGACGATTTGAATTCTGCTATCAAAACAGCGTCGAAGAGAGCGCGTTTAACAATTGCCACTTCGAAGCTTGGGAGCGAAGATGATGGGAAGGACGATAAGCAGTCGAAACTTTTTGTCAGTGAAGAAGTTGACGTGGCGGAG TTGCAGCATCTTTTACCAGTCATGTCATTGTCCTCTAAGATGGTTGGGAGAAGATCATCTCTGTCCTTGGAGGCATTCCTGCATGACTATTTTCTACCTGGCTTTCCTGTGATAATCAGTGATTGTATGGCTGACTGGCCAGCTAAAAGTAAGTGGAACAACATGAACTACCTAAAAAGGATTGCTGGTTTTCGCACCATTCCGGTTGAG GTTGGAAAAAACTATCTATGCCAGGATTGGAAGCAGGAACTTATTACGTTTTCTGAGTTCCTTGACAGGATTCAGTCAGATGACTGTACTTCTGCTGACACAACATATTTAGCTCAACATCCGTTGTTTGATCAG ATACAAGAGTTGCGCCACGATATCATTGTTCCTGACTATTGCTTTGCTGGTGGTGGAGAGATGAGGTCTCTTAATGCTTGGTTTGGTCCTGCTGGCACTGTGACACCATTGCATCATGATCCACACCATAATATACTTGCTCAG GTTGTTGGCAAAAAATATGTCAGGCTTTACTCTGCTTCTCTTTCGGAAGAGCTTTACCCACATGCTGAATCCATGCTCCGGAACTCCAGCCAG GTTGATCTGGATAATGTTGATGAGAAAGAATTCCCGAAGGTTGtcaatctggaatttttggacTGCATATTAAATGAAGGTGAAATGCTTTACATCCCTCCCAGGTGGTGGCATTACGTCAGGTCGCTTACTACCAGCTTTTCGGTTAGCTTTTGGTGGAGTGACATTGCAAACTCATCAGCTTCTTGA